GCCGCTAACTATGCCGTGCAGAAAGTTACCGCAATCGTTGGTCCGTACACGAACGAGTCGGCCATTATGGCGGGCCCCGTCGCAAATATCAATAAGATACCGATGATGACCATCAGGGCATCGGAACCAAATATTACGCAACTTGGTAATTTCATCTTCAGGGCATGTTTTGTCGACACATACCAGGGAACGATTCTGGCACGATTTGCCGCACAAGACCTCAAAGCCAAGACAGCGGCGATTATATACGACAAGGCCGACCTAGACGGGAAAACCTTATCCGAGAACTTTAAGAAAGAGTTTGCAAAGTACGGCGGCAAAGTTTCTTCGATGCAGACGCACGATCATAAGGACACCAAGTTTGATCCGTACCTTGAACAAGTCGCTAAGGAAAAACCGGATGTATTGTTTATCCAGGAATTAGAGGACAATGCCGGGGTAATCATGAAAAAAGCCCGCGCGATGGGCATTAAGAGTATATTCCTCGGTACTAATACGTGGGACAGTCAGAAACTCGAGGAAATTGCCGGAAATGCCGCGGTCGGCACCTTCATGTCGGATCACTTTACTCCTGAGGATCCTAACAAGCTCGTGCAGGAGTTCTCGAAAGCCTATGAAGGCGATTACGGCGGCAAGCC
This sequence is a window from Candidatus Aquicultor sp.. Protein-coding genes within it:
- a CDS encoding ABC transporter substrate-binding protein, whose protein sequence is MSKRFLPVIIVIAALVIAVTGCSAPLPRQNTVELKTVKIGVILPMAGEFGQYGPLCKNAIDLAADQINMKGGVLGGRRIEVLPGDDTSNGNVAQSAAANYAVQKVTAIVGPYTNESAIMAGPVANINKIPMMTIRASEPNITQLGNFIFRACFVDTYQGTILARFAAQDLKAKTAAIIYDKADLDGKTLSENFKKEFAKYGGKVSSMQTHDHKDTKFDPYLEQVAKEKPDVLFIQELEDNAGVIMKKARAMGIKSIFLGTNTWDSQKLEEIAGNAAVGTFMSDHFTPEDPNKLVQEFSKAYEGDYGGKPGPSAALAYDAVNLIVQAIKNANSDDPIAVRDALAKIKNYKGVTGTFTIDTDRNPIKGGVIAKMVEGGQEFYKRVEP